The genomic stretch GCTGCAACTCCAGAAGGGAattaatgtaaacaaacaaacaacaacaaagagtccTCCCATGCTTCTGACATCGGGCTAGAAATGTGTGCAGTAGGCACAGGACACAGTCTTGCCACTTCCACGtgtgttatttttacaaaagaaagtagagaaagagaaggaggaggaggaggagcaggaggaggaggaggaggcagcaaacctctcccacccccaaaaagTACCTGAACCAGTGAGTTGCTTAGCCGTTTCTCAGCCTCTTCACGGTTTTCACGTGTGTCTCCAGTTGTAGcaagtgtacacacagacatgttCTGTATTTAGCGCCAACCCACTGCCTCTTAGAAATAACAGCTTAGAGTCTCTTCTTAGTGACCTTACTCATTCCCATACCCATAATGTTTCGAAAGCAGTTACCACCATGGTCTAGAAGACTCCATTACTCTGCTTGAACGCTGACGTTTTCTCCTATTTCTACACAtaatgttagtgtgtgtgtgtgtgtgtgtgtgtgtgtgtgtgtgtgtgtgtgtgtgttagaatgaAGTGTTcaaaatgcatatatttacacacacccagcattttggagaaataaaaacaaaaacaaaaatcttccccAGGAAGCACTTTCAGAAGTTGAAGCTTCTACTTGCTTTAAGCCACATGGCGAGTGAGTCCTGAGTGACCCGCAGAGCTAAGACTTCTCCCAACACCAAGGCTGAGTAGGATGCCCGCAAGCCAGGAAACAGCTGCATAGACTTCCTAGAGTAATGCACTGCCCACCTTCCTGCCTCACTCAAGAGAGGCAGGTCTGGCCCTAACTTTTCTGTTCAGTACCCACACACTGCTCCGAGGGACCATTGCCCTCTGCCCTTCCTATCCCATCCACACGGGCGGGCTCCTCGCTACACAGCAGGCTGTCCTGGTCCATCTCCTGCCCCACCAGTCTGTCCAAAGAGCATCCCCTGGCGGCATCCAGAGCCCCGGTGTGCTTTGTTGTCTGCTGGCTCCACAGGTTCTCCCTCTCCCTCGGAGATGACGGTCATGGGGCTGCTCTGGATGCGGTTCCGCAAGCTGTACCTGCTGCTGGCCGCGGAGGGTGGTGTCCGGCTTCGGCTGTACCGAGGGCCCGAAAAGGACAGACTCCGAGGCATCAGGCCTTCATTCTTGGCCCACTCTTCCTGGGCTCTCCTGTTTTTGTTGGGGGAGCAGCTGGACGGGCTGTCCGGGACATCTGACGAAGGCTCTGACCTAGATCTCTGGAATCGAGGGTCCGTGGACTTGAGCATCTCTGCCGCCGACATGCGAGCGCTGGTGTCCGCGCGACTCCCCTTCTTCAGCAGCAGAGCTTTGAAGTTGTCACTGCTGGTAGCGCTCTTCTTAATGCTTCTCTGGATGGACCCTACTTGCTTCGGAGAGGCCAGGCTAGGGGCAGCACCCGTGGGTGTCACTGGCGGGGAGGGAGAATGATTTCGGGTGTGATCATCTTCCGAGTCTTTACGGCCAAGGACTTTCCTTTTagatctaaaataataaaaacaaaatttaaataaaagtcaaCTCTCAGCGATACTCGCTGCAATCCTGTCACTATGTACATTTGCCTCTGAAGACatggcaccagacacacacacacacacacacacaccatagagtATGGCCTAAAGCATTTTTTGTTCAACAGTTCTGCTCAGTGTTCAACAAGAGTAATGAGTGAAATAATGACAACTTCAAATTATAGAGCTGGAAAACAGTTTAGAAAGAGTCCAGTcgaatttatatattaaaagggaaactgaaatGTAGGCAaggaccctccctcccccagcccacagACTCACTTAGCACAGCTCAGTTCATGTTTCTGCAATTTACACTGCTTACCCAGCAGGGCAACTCAGCTCTTCCCAACCTCTCAGGCACTAGCCTGTGGCATGAtaatgttttgatttgcttttaaaTGGTAAGACGATGCTGAGACACAAAAAGCCACAACCATATTGTGGAAATTTGGGGATAAACTAAAAGAGACagcaagattaaaaacaaacaaacaagcaaataaaaaatgcTGTTTCTGAGGAGGCAGCTACCTCTTACAAAATGAGCTAAATTTAAACTTCTGATATCTctgaatgttctctctctctctctctctctctctctctctctctctcccccccccatgtgtgtttCTAATGATGATGGCTATAACAGACATTTAAATAGTTAACAACAGCTTGAAGTCTAATTacttcaataaatataaaaatttcacacCTCAATTGGTGTTCTACACTTTCCATCTGGCTTTAAATCGGAAGAGAATTAATTTGCATTATTATAAAACTCGAGAGCTATGCTTCAAATTGGATagtgtttattttacattatgaatTTAGACACTGAAGGACATGAAAATAAAGTTCTAAATGTCCCAGAATTCAGGTGAACTTTGATTAAACTGCTAGTTGGTATTAATGCCACAACAGATATTAGCATACAGCCAACCTCTCTCTTTACAATGTATTCCTAAGGCTACTTGGCATTTAGTTCTCCCATGAGTACAGAGAATAGTAGAAACTGGATGATTTCTATATCTGTAATAAATGGCACTGTCTCTGTTTCAGAAACGCTGCAGTAATTTGGCTCCGTAACAGTTGAGTTTCCTTGAGACTGAGTAGGTAGTACACACAGTAACTTGGCAACACACATCTCTATGGCTTATGACTATAAATAGAGACGCCTGTATATTTAGAAACTTGGTGCATTCCATACTAAATCAAAGACATTAAGTCTCATAAGACTTTCCTGACAGTTAAGTTCCAATTGGTTTCATTTAATTGAGAaagtatttattgagtgcttaTTATGTGTCCAACATGGCTACCGTTAGGAACATCTGCGTAAACCTCTACAAATGTCACTTACTTTGCTTTCAAAAGATGCATTTTCACTTTCCTGTTTTAAGAAACAACCAGGTAGCTagctccctttttatttctaatgagaTCAAAGAAACCAGTGAGGCAACAGTTATGAGGTTGGTCTTTAAGACCAAAACTACAGCTGAGAGACAAAAACGAAGACAAGACAAAGACCTACATATAATTCTTTGTCAGCTCAACTTGATAATTCATAGTCCAGTTTGTTTTCCCCCACGTTAGACGCTTTGGTACGGCACAGAGTTCAAGTTAAGGATGGAACTTTCTTCTACCACATGCAACAATCTTTTCACTTAAACTCTAAGAACTTGAGAGCTTGCTGGCAGAGGTTATTTATACAGAGAATCAAATCATTTTTATAAGGTACTTGGTCTCATAAGGAAAACAAAGGACTCTGACTCAGGGAGAAATATTCACAGGAATTATTTAGAACCCTGGTAGTAAGGAAACCTCAACAGCACAAAGGTTCCTCTACACTGCATTGGTGCTTTAAGCACTTGTAGGTATCTTAATCTCATTATTTTCTACTATGATGCAGCTGTGGGGAAGGATTTAGTTGTATACAGCCAAGCAACCTAATAAGCAAAGCCACACAATAACAGTTTTCTTTGAAAAACCAACTGTACTTTTCTGAATAGCCAGCAGATGGCGCTAGGGCTATACAGTAAGATTTAAAGAGTCATatattacccccccccccttttttttccacTCTTGCCAAAGAAATGTTACTCCTTGAGAGACTTAGGCATGCTCAGTCCTGCACCCTCACCACAAAGCTCTGGGAGAGAAGAAGTGAAGAAACAAATGTGTGGAAAGACTGttagagccagaggtggtgaacAACTTTAGGAGAATAGCATTTCCGGATGGATGTACAAATGAACTCACACTCTGTAAAAGACCTGAATAAAGGCAAGCTATACAaaaccccagcacagaggagggagagtgggcaCAAACTTCCACCCCTCATCAAGAGGCGATTCACAAATGACAGCTATTGGGAGAGGGAAGGTCAGTTTCTTTCAATGGAACCACTGGATAtttcaaccacactccagggcagctCAGTGAGttggacaacacaaattggaccTCATTTGTTTtagtggcttttaaatttttttaagagaGGAAACACAAAGTTGGATGGGGGTACATATGGGAGGAGTTtggggacaaaaaacaaaaaaacaaaaaagaaacatatactCTTGATGAAATattaagaagacaaaaagaaagcacTATGAAATTATgggttttctaaaaataaacacacaagcaaaaaataatgataaataaaccAACTAAAGCATGCTCAGAAAAGCAGCTCTGTATAGTGAGGCTCTGTACCCTATGTCCACAGAACACACGGCATTCCTCACTCCTGATTGGATCCAAATCTTGTAAACATTTGGTCATATGACTGACACACTAGGGGTCTTGCCAGCTACAGCTGTGTCTACAAGGAGGCATCACACTCACCCCTCAGTGTCAACACAGAAATCAATGGAACAACGTAAAACAGAAATTggatttaaaaggaaattaaagtataagaaagacacttaaaaatgaataaacttaaATGAGTCATGGCTAGTTAACAGAGGAAATCTCAAGAAAACGGAGGGGCCCATCTgcaaagaagaaatgataaagtATATTAAAGTACGACAGAGGAGCTTGGGTTACCTGTGAATGGCTGCAAACAGGTCTTCTGTGGTCCTGGGTCTAGTGGGGGTCATCACCTCATCACTCCCTTCTTCCTGCGACAAGTCCCCAGTGTCTGAGGAGGAAGTAGCTGCGTTGTGTTCCAGCAAaccagctagaaaaaaaaaaaaaaaggcaggaaaacaCTAGATGCTGTCCTTTGCCTGGCTCTGAAATATGGCCCTTTCCTGCCATTCCTGACAATGTGACAGGCAagggggccggggtgggggtggggagcccggTGGGTCTGCAGTTTAACACTCACTAGCCTGGCATCCAGAGCGATTTCTTGCTACAGACTTTGGACTAATTTGCTCTTAAATTTCGTTAGAACGTTTCTTTGAGATTAACCCTGCTGCAGAGttacccccactccccactcctcACTCTTTCCTACTCTTGGatccagagttttgttttttttttttttttaatttttcacaaagCAGCTTGGGTAATGAGGTGTAAGAAGCCCACACACTGCCGTCTTTCGCCTAAGTCTAGGCTGCTTCACCTGGTTTCCACGAGTGTTCAGCAGCCCTATTTGGCTCATCTCCAGAGGATCAGAGGAGTAAAACAGAGCAGCCAGGCTTACCTCCGCCGCTCTGTTGAGACAGGCAGCTCTTCGCATTTCTCTCATCATCCACGCTGCTCTTGGCTGACTCTTGTTGTGTGGGGCCCGGTGAGGTACTGGGCTGGACCATGGGGACATTGGCTTCCACAGTACCAGGGGACAAGGACCGTGCAGTTCCTCTTTCCAGAACGGGACTGCCGGGGGTGGGGGCCGTAGCATGAGAGCCAGCTTGGGGTGCTGGGGTGGATTTCTCCTCTTGGCTGTGCACAGTCTCCCCGTCTGCCCTGCTAGGGCTGGGCACGCCTGGGAATGCTTCGCTCCCGTTCTCTGTGGGCTCCGCGGTGAAATCTCTCTGCGGAGGTGGTACCACCAGGAACAGTTTGGGTTTCTTGGAGATGGGGGGTGGCTTCCTGCTGGGTGACGAGTCTGGGGCCAGAGTGGTCTTGAGGCTGGGCCCCAGGCCTGGAACTCCATCGCTGCGGCTGTGAAGGCTGCCACGCTCAGCTGCACTGTCATGGTCACCCTGACTCTGGCTCTTGGCAGGCATCAGAAGCGAGCTCGTCACAGAGGCAGGCTGGCTTTCACTCTCCATTTCATTTATGCTATTTCGGGATTTGAGGAAAGCAGATGGCTTTAAGTGATACTGTGGAGCAGTCGGAGTTCGTTGTTCCTGTACTGACGGTTCAGAAAACAGAGATGCCTCggcacctgagttctttctcactGGCCTCAACTGCACCATCTGCAAAGCTTCCGTGGTGATCAGGGGCATGGGGGGTCGGCAGCCCTCCTCCTTGTTGGCAGGCCGCCTGGGGGCCTCTCGAGAGGGTTCAGACTGGCTAGAATTTTTCACAACAGGCCTATTTTCTTTCATGAACTTGGGGTCCAAgggcggagggggtgggggttcTGAGGAGGGCAAGAAAGGTGGAGGAGCTGGCAAGGGAGGTGAGGACCTTGGCAGAGGGGGGCTAAGTACtatggggggaggagaaaggcaCCTGTCagtgggggagcaggagggaaCAAGGGCTTCTGGTGGTGGAGGGGGGAacacaggagagggaggcagaggagagcccTCAGAGCAATCCgccagaggaggaggtggtggaagaTAAGGGGACTTGGGAGAAggtggagggggaagaagagggggaggagcaaGGGGAAAGGCCAGGGCTGAATCCGGTTTCTTCACGGTGTTGCTTCCTTCAGTAGAAGTATTAGAGGAGAGAGAagtggatgaggaggagatgGACACTGAGGAGATCAGAGATGACTTCCTTTCTGGAACCTTGGGCTTGGCCTTCCCCTTCCCATTTGCTGGTGAGgctgattttaaaaacacaggcaCAGGGGTGAGTGCTGTGGGTGTATTCGACTGGCTAGAATACCCACTGGATGGAGAAGTGACTCTCTGTGACTTCTCTGGTGAGGTGATCTTTGGTTTAACTGAGTTGCTGGGCACTTGGGGCATTGGGACTCTAGAGCCCTCTTGGGTGTGGCGTACTGGCCCATTTCCAGTTGGTGCCTCATTGCTGGCCGAGCAGCCCCCTGCGGGGTTCCCTGGATCCTCCTGCAAGCTTGTGTAGTCGATATAGTAGCCCCAAGGGTCCGTGTACTCCGACTTGATGCTGCTTGTGTCGCTCTGCGACGGCGTGACACCACACAGAGAATACACATTGGGGGTAGTAGTGGAGGTCATGCTACTACCCTCGCTAACAATGCTCTGGCTCCTTGACCGAGGGAGCCAGGGTTCCTCAAAGTCACTGCAGGGGCTCTGGGAAGGCGAGCTGCTACCCTTGCCAGGGAGGCTTAGCTTCAGCGAGTGCTGGAGCGAGGCGATCAGGCTCTCATTGAGCACCTGTCCATTTGACTGGCTGTTTTTCTTGGGAATCCTTCGCAGTGAGTCTGTCCGAGAGGGTGGCAGGGGtggtttttttgctttctttagagAGATGTTTCTCGAAAGAGATTTGTCTTGGTGACAGGCCTGATCCTGTTGACTCCCCTGAGTCCTTCCATCAAAAACATTGACCATGCTGTGCCTGCGGTTCCCAAAGCCATCACTGATACTGTACAAGTTCCCAGCCTCTTGTCTAGAATCACTTTGAGTGGCCGGATAGTAACCATCCTGGTCCTCTGAATACAGGGACCTGGCATCCTCCTTGATAGATGTTTGGTCCAAACTGCAGCTACTCATGTTACTGGTAGGGGTGGAGCAACCAGGGGTGGCCAGGTGTGGCTTCAGTGGGGATGCCTGCCCATTGCTGGATGACTTATATTCCCAGGCCTCAGAACTGCCACATCCCCTGTCCCCTGAATAAGTAGACTCACTCTTGCCATCCATGTCcggagggtggggaggaaagcTCAGGCTGTTTCTACAGTGACAGAGTATGGCTTGGGACCCATTCTCCCTACTTGCTGGGGCATTTAGAGAGACCTCGGAATCACAGAGGGATAACAACGTGGCGGCACTGGAAGCAGGTGAGGCTAAAGCCTTTGAGAGACTGGTACGACCTTCGTTCCAGGGGTCATCTTTCACGGAACATCTGGGTGTGGGGTGGTCTCTGGGTTTTATCTTTGAGTACAAAGATGAGCCAGGTACTCTGCTGTCCAGCTGTCCAGCGCTCTGAGCAGGGTGAATAGCAATAACCTCTGAAGAGGACAGTAGGGTGGCGTTTGGAATGATGCTGGTGGAATAGGCTGCGTGAGGCGAAACCACGCAGGCTGGGCTTGCTATGCTTTCACTCTCTAAGAACTTCAGCTGCTGGGATTTGGGCCTCAAAAGCATCCCAGTCCTTGAGGCACCTCCTAAATGTGCAAAGTTTTCACATTCCTGTGAGTTACTGCCCTGGTAGGAAAAAGTGCCATCCATATCTTCAGCAGAGCCCAGGGCACCCATCCTTGCCTCCAGGGAATAGGTGCCTGCTCTTGCACTAGAACGCGGAAGACTGTGGAAACCAGCATCGCTATTGAGGCGAGACGGGAACACAACACCAGCTGAGTCGCTCAGCACAGACATGTTGCCAGAGGAGCCCGACAGGTGGTTAATCTGGGCGGCAATGCCTAGTCCCTTGTGTGCCCTGATCCTTCTCATTGACGGTGGGATGATTTTCACGTCTTCTGTCTGACAGCTGGAATCCCTGGTTTCCAAGCACTGCCCGGCAGACCGATAGCTATCAAGCCTTCCTAACGTAGAGTAGTGGTCTGGGGTGTACACTGAGtgaccactaccatcatcatcttGGCCAGTGACTGATGCTGGAGATAAAGCAGAAAGGCTTGTTAGCTGAAAATAGAAATCCATAGGAGGTTAAGATCACCTGTACTCTCAGTGCCCTCTGACTCtcttataataaaacaaaaacaaaacaagacactaTCAACAACAAAACCCCGCAACCATTTTCTATTTGACTCGGTACCCAGCTGTACTTAACTATTCCTGGTATCTCCTAAAACCTTTGCTATCAATTTCGTGTACTTTTCTTCTTAACTGGAACTGCAGATCATCCTATAACATGAATAATGAACACGGAATTCTCGGGTGTCCCCTTTGAGGTCATGGTTACTGAGTACTGTGGGAGACTAACTTTTTAAATAAGTGATGTTTGCCGAGTGTGGTGGTTACCCCTATAATCCTAATcctgaggaggaaggggcagacaatcttgagttctaggccagtctgagctatataGTGATACCTTGTCCCCACCAACAGCAGAACCCAAGGAGACagttcagtaaagtgcttgccacacaagcttgaGGATCGGGCTTCAATCCCTAGAAAGACACAAACCAGGCCAGCATGGTGGGTAGCCAGGTAATCCCAGGGCTCACTGGGCAACTACTCTAGCCTACTTGGGAAACTCCAGACTAATGAAAGACCCccgtctcaaaaagcaaggtgggccaggtggtggtggctcatgcctttaattccagcacttgggaggcagaggcaggtggatccctgtgagttcgaggccagcctggcctacaatatgagtccaggacagccaaggctacacagagaaaccctgtctcaaaaaccccttccccccccaaaaaaaagcaaggtggatgAATCCTCTACCCTCCACATGCGTAAAACACCTGTATGAACACTTGCCCACAAACATACCACCCCCCctcacagaaacacatgcacatatatacacccccaacagcaacaaaactccaaaaaacTACCTACTAGGAAAGACTTAAAGGTAGCCTTCCCCCAACCAAGTTACAGAGCAAAGTACCACATGCATCAAGCATCAAATAAGTGGAGCCGTCAGACAATAGGGCCACAGAGATGCCATCCAAATGATAATGGTCTAAAACCAGTGTTAATTGCATTGATTCTTCTATCAGAAAGAAgctctaagaaaaagaaaattgatttatGAGTCCATCTGTGTTTCAAGGATTTCAGTATTCATCTTAAGCCATTATCATCTGTCTAGTGGTGACATTCAAAAACAATCTGCTGGTTAGGGGAAGTGCTACAGGATCTGATCCAGAACATTCCCTCAAATTAGGGATATTTATTTCTTGGAGCTTACAGCCAACCAAAGAGTAGTATGTTCAAACgagaaatgaagaaacacaagcagggataaaaaaaaagaaggaagtaggTGATAAAAACTGTAACTGTAAATAAACAGATATCAAGATATACAGAAAATAGCagagcttaaaaagaaaaaaaaaaaaatcacaaagccaGGAACTTATCCAAGACaaactaagaaataaaatcaatcCTTAGTAAAAATCAAATCTTTAAAACTAGTGGCAAAGCCATGGTtcgatgttttgttttgtttttcattcagcaAGAAATATGTCTGGGCAGACTAGACAAAATAACCTTATCAGATTGTAAAATATGAAAACCCTTTAACATGACGCTCACATATATTACTGCATCATCCTATGATTAAGGGTTATAGGTCATACGAAGGGGGAAACAGGAAAAGCCAGGGGGAGCGTTaagtggggcaggaggacagactAAAAACAACGCTAAGggtgtttgaaaaagccatagaGGATCATATTTCACATTTACCTAAAACTAGATATGACATGTGTGTTGTGCACATGCGTCTAATGAAGTTAAATAAGTTTACAACACTTGAGGTGGTAATGCTCCCCCAAAGAGCTATAGACTAACAAAAACTTCAGTGCCAGGCATAAGGAACTTcctttcaagttgttggtcaggtGAGTCCAAGTAACTCCCCAAACAATTATAAGGTATTGCTGTTGCCTTGGGTTGTCTCCCAGAAGCTGAAGGTAAGTGGCAACATCACACACTTTGAGCATAGGGCTTAAAGGAATTAAACTGAAAACCTCCTTTGAGGACTAGCCCTCACAGTGCTGAGATGTGCTACACAAGCTGCCAAGGAAGAAAGCCAATCCATAGTCCTAACCACCTATGATACTTAACAAACTACAACAATAAGCCGCATGGAAAAATATCCCTAAAATCgcaatagtggcacttatatcTTAGTGGTAGCCATCAAGTGTTT from Acomys russatus chromosome 21, mAcoRus1.1, whole genome shotgun sequence encodes the following:
- the Nhsl1 gene encoding LOW QUALITY PROTEIN: NHS-like protein 1 (The sequence of the model RefSeq protein was modified relative to this genomic sequence to represent the inferred CDS: deleted 1 base in 1 codon) is translated as MPFHQRSVEPARLRRPEETAVARAARAPLFRSLEQVSSHTLVCLLAQLADLSRCAGDIFGELEGQAAALGHRTAELHRRLEALHAATARLDHRRVKIPVSNLDEESRWTVHYTAPWHQQENVFLPTTRPPCVEDLHRQAKLNLKSVLRECDKLRRDGCRSSQYYSQGPTFAASSSPCDDYQDEDAETDRKCSFSSSEEERFIGIRRPKTSTSGEFSDLHTQTNWTKSLPLPTPEEKTRQQAQTVQADVVPINITASVTGQDDDGSGHSVYTPDHYSTLGRLDSYRSAGQCLETRDSSCQTEDVKIIPPSMRRIRAHKGLGIAAQINHLSGSSGNMSVLSDSAGVVFPSRLNSDAGFHSLPRSSARAGTYSLEARMGALGSAEDMDGTFSYQGSNSQECENFAHLGGASRTGMLLRPKSQQLKFLESESIASPACVVSPHAAYSTSIIPNATLLSSSEVIAIHPAQSAGQLDSRVPGSSLYSKIKPRDHPTPRCSVKDDPWNEGRTSLSKALASPASSAATLLSLCDSEVSLNAPASRENGSQAILCHCRNSLSFPPHPPDMDGKSESTYSGDRGCGSSEAWEYKSSSNGQASPLKPHLATPGCSTPTSNMSSCSLDQTSIKEDARSLYSEDQDGYYPATQSDSRQEAGNLYSISDGFGNRRHSMVNVFDGRTQGSQQDQACHQDKSLSRNISLKKAKKPPLPPSRTDSLRRIPKKNSQSNGQVLNESLIASLQHSLKLSLPGKGSSSPSQSPCSDFEEPWLPRSRSQSIVSEGSSMTSTTTPNVYSLCGVTPSQSDTSSIKSEYTDPWGYYIDYTSLQEDPGNPAGGCSASNEAPTGNGPVRHTQEGSRVPMPQVPSNSVKPKITSPEKSQRVTSPSSGYSSQSNTPTALTPVPVFLKSASPANGKGKAKPKVPERKSSLISSVSISSSSTSLSSNTSTEGSNTVKKPDSALAFPLAPPPLLPPPPSPKSPYLPPPPPLADCSEGSPLPPSPVFPPPPPEALVPSCSPTDRCLSPPPIVLSPPLPRSSPPLPAPPPFLPSSEPPPPPPLDPKFMKENRPVVKNSSQSEPSREAPRRPANKEEGCRPPMPLITTEALQMVQLRPVRKNSGAEASLFSEPSVQEQRTPTAPQYHLKPSAFLKSRNSINEMESESQPASVTSSLLMPAKSQSQGDHDSAAERGSLHSRSDGVPGLGPSLKTTLAPDSSPSRKPPPISKKPKLFLVVPPPQRDFTAEPTENGSEAFPGVPSPSRADGETVHSQEEKSTPAPQAGSHATAPTPGSPVLERGTARSLSPGTVEANVPMVQPSTSPGPTQQESAKSSVDDERNAKSCLSQQSGGAGLLEHNAATSSSDTGDLSQEEGSDEVMTPTRPRTTEDLFAAIHRSKRKVLGRKDSEDDHTRNHSPSPPVTPTGAAPSLASPKQVGSIQRSIKKSATSSDNFKALLLKKGSRADTSARMSAAEMLKSTDPRFQRSRSEPSSDVPDSPSSCSPNKNRRAQEEWAKNEGLMPRSLSFSGPRYSRSRTPPSAASSRYSLRNRIQSSPMTVISEGEGEPVEPADNKAHRALDAARGCSLDRLVGQEMDQDSLLCSEEPARVDGIGRAEGNGPSEQCVGTEQKS